A portion of the Candidatus Methylomirabilota bacterium genome contains these proteins:
- a CDS encoding ABC transporter permease encodes MTGRRLRRHGLGVLGLLLATLAVGTALLAPVLTPHDPLGGDFAASLRPPGSPGHPLGTDQLGRDLLARVLYGARIALFIGLCTVLVTALVGGLLGLVAGFFEGWLGAALMRLADVQLSFPFILLALTINAIVGLGLRNIIISLSAAGWVVYARVVRGEVLSVKQREYVQAAAALGTGWHRIVFRHILPNVAPSIVIVASFQFSQFIVAEAAISFLGFGVQPPTPAWGSMLAESRDFLYVAWWLAAWPGAALALTALGVNLIGDWLRDVLDPRLRI; translated from the coding sequence ATGACGGGCCGGCGGCTCCGGCGGCACGGGCTGGGTGTGCTCGGGCTCCTGCTGGCGACGCTGGCCGTGGGGACGGCGCTGCTGGCGCCGGTCCTGACCCCCCACGACCCCCTGGGTGGCGACTTCGCCGCCAGCCTCCGCCCGCCGGGCAGCCCGGGCCACCCCCTGGGTACCGATCAGCTCGGCCGCGACCTCCTGGCCCGCGTGCTCTATGGCGCGCGCATCGCCCTCTTCATCGGGCTCTGCACCGTCCTGGTCACCGCGCTGGTGGGGGGCCTGCTGGGCCTGGTGGCAGGGTTCTTCGAGGGCTGGCTCGGCGCCGCGCTCATGCGCCTGGCCGACGTCCAGCTCTCGTTCCCGTTCATCCTGCTGGCCCTGACCATCAACGCCATCGTCGGGCTGGGACTCCGGAACATCATCATCAGTTTGTCAGCGGCCGGGTGGGTCGTGTATGCTCGCGTCGTCCGGGGAGAGGTGCTGTCGGTCAAGCAGCGGGAGTACGTCCAGGCCGCGGCGGCGCTGGGCACCGGATGGCACCGGATCGTGTTCCGCCACATCCTCCCCAACGTGGCGCCGTCGATCGTGATCGTGGCCAGCTTCCAGTTCTCGCAGTTCATCGTGGCAGAGGCGGCCATCTCGTTCCTCGGCTTCGGCGTCCAGCCCCCGACTCCGGCCTGGGGGAGCATGCTCGCCGAGTCGCGCGATTTCCTCTACGTGGCGTGGTGGCTGGCGGCCTGGCCGGGGGCGGCCCTGGCCCTGACCGCGCTGGGCGTCAACCTGATCGGCGATTGGCTGCGGGATGTGCTCGACCCCAGGTTGCGTATCTGA
- a CDS encoding alanine racemase — protein MTDIRDLDTPAVTIRLDIMEDNIRRVQAHLDRVGVGNRPHIKTHKIPEIGRRQMAGGAMGITCQKIGEVEVFVEAGVAQDILLTYNILGRSKTERLMAQAKRVRRLTVVLDNEAVARGLSEAAARHGVDLCFLVECDTGFGRNGVQTPEAAFELARLGMKLPRMDFQGLMTFPNREPDTRLFFERALALFKQAGIPVPIVSGGGTPALATVDKVPMLTEHRAGTCVYNDAMVVQLAKTATWDNCAMRVRTTVVSRPTATRAILDAGTKVLTSDQYGMKGYGHVLEYPGAVITGLSEEHGTVDLASSPERPAVGDVVHVVPNHCCVVTNMVDEVYGIRGDAVEVVWPVAARGKVR, from the coding sequence GTGACTGACATTCGTGACCTCGATACGCCGGCCGTGACGATCCGTCTCGACATCATGGAGGACAACATCCGCCGCGTGCAGGCCCACCTCGATCGGGTCGGCGTCGGGAACCGCCCGCACATCAAGACGCACAAGATCCCCGAGATCGGCCGGCGACAGATGGCGGGCGGCGCCATGGGCATCACCTGCCAGAAGATCGGCGAAGTCGAGGTGTTCGTGGAGGCCGGGGTGGCCCAGGACATCCTCCTCACCTACAACATCCTCGGCCGCTCGAAGACGGAGCGCCTGATGGCCCAGGCCAAGCGCGTGCGCCGCCTGACCGTGGTCCTCGACAACGAGGCCGTCGCCCGCGGGCTCTCGGAGGCCGCCGCGCGCCACGGCGTCGACCTGTGCTTCCTCGTCGAGTGCGACACCGGGTTCGGCCGGAACGGCGTCCAGACGCCGGAGGCGGCCTTCGAGCTGGCCCGGCTCGGCATGAAGCTCCCGCGGATGGACTTCCAGGGACTCATGACGTTCCCGAACCGCGAGCCGGACACGCGACTGTTCTTCGAGCGGGCGCTCGCGCTCTTCAAGCAGGCCGGGATCCCGGTGCCGATCGTCTCGGGCGGCGGGACGCCCGCCCTGGCCACGGTGGACAAGGTCCCGATGCTCACCGAGCATCGGGCCGGGACCTGCGTCTACAACGACGCCATGGTGGTGCAGCTGGCGAAAACGGCGACCTGGGACAACTGCGCGATGCGCGTGCGGACGACCGTGGTCAGCCGGCCCACGGCGACCCGGGCGATTCTCGACGCCGGCACCAAGGTGCTGACCTCCGACCAGTACGGGATGAAGGGCTACGGCCATGTCCTGGAGTATCCCGGGGCGGTCATCACCGGGCTTTCCGAGGAGCACGGCACCGTGGACCTCGCGAGCTCACCCGAGCGGCCCGCGGTGGGCGACGTCGTCCACGTGGTCCCCAACCATTGCTGCGTGGTGACCAACATGGTCGACGAGGTGTACGGGATCCGGGGCGACGCGGTGGAGGTGGTGTGGCCCGTCGCCGCCCGTGGGAAGGTGCGGTAG
- a CDS encoding ABC transporter permease produces MRTYLVRRLLTAIPVLVGISLVLFTVLALAPGDPFEELATNPNVPPEVRMNLRVQFGLDDPIAVRYVRWFVSMLKGDWGFSFVSRVNVDTLILQRLPTTLFVLGLAQLLGLVIALPVGIYSAVRPYSVFDQLATTLAFIGFSLPTFFTGLLFILLFSIYLDWLPFIYRSDIHASGLQWVWLNLKQGIMPIAVLGLFQGASLTRFVRSSVLEVIRLDYINTARAKGLTERATVVKHVVRNALIPVVTLVALQIPAIFTGAVITEQIFRVPGIGSLLIAAILSNDTPVVMAITFVFSCLVVLFNLIADVLYGWLDPRITYR; encoded by the coding sequence ATGCGCACCTACCTCGTTCGGCGGCTGCTGACGGCGATCCCGGTCCTGGTCGGGATCAGCCTCGTCCTCTTCACGGTGCTGGCCCTCGCCCCCGGCGATCCCTTCGAGGAGCTCGCCACCAACCCCAACGTGCCGCCCGAGGTGCGCATGAACCTCCGGGTGCAGTTCGGTCTCGACGACCCCATCGCCGTCCGGTACGTGCGCTGGTTCGTCTCGATGCTGAAGGGGGACTGGGGTTTCTCCTTCGTGAGCCGCGTCAACGTGGACACCCTCATCCTCCAGCGCCTACCCACCACCCTGTTCGTCCTGGGCCTGGCCCAGCTGCTCGGGCTCGTCATCGCGCTGCCGGTGGGAATCTATTCCGCGGTGCGGCCCTACTCCGTCTTCGATCAGCTCGCCACCACGCTCGCCTTCATCGGCTTTTCCCTGCCCACCTTCTTCACCGGGCTCCTCTTCATCCTGCTCTTCAGCATCTACCTCGACTGGCTGCCGTTCATCTACCGCTCGGACATCCACGCCAGCGGGCTCCAGTGGGTCTGGCTGAACCTGAAGCAGGGCATCATGCCGATCGCGGTGCTGGGCCTCTTCCAGGGGGCGTCCCTGACCCGGTTCGTCCGCTCCTCGGTGCTGGAGGTGATCCGGCTCGACTACATCAACACGGCCCGGGCCAAGGGGCTGACGGAGCGGGCCACCGTCGTCAAGCACGTGGTCCGGAATGCCCTCATTCCGGTGGTGACCCTGGTCGCCCTCCAGATCCCCGCCATCTTCACCGGCGCCGTCATCACCGAGCAGATCTTCCGCGTGCCCGGCATCGGCTCGCTTCTGATCGCGGCCATCCTCTCGAACGACACGCCGGTCGTCATGGCCATCACCTTCGTCTTCTCGTGCCTCGTCGTGCTCTTCAACCTGATCGCCGACGTGCTCTACGGCTGGCTGGATCCGCGGATCACCTACCGGTGA
- a CDS encoding ABC transporter permease, with protein sequence MVDGAVSEAVAGRLRVTVARRQESLWLEAGRRFRRHRLAMLGGVVLGIMVVAVLAGPFVYRVPIDEIDFKAKLRGPSQSHPFGTDDLGQDLLARMLYGGRISLAVGVAAMLIAISAGTMIGAVAGQFGGAVDNALMRLTDLFISLPQLPLLLLVVYLFRDVLKKALGPEAGVFILIVVVIGGLRWMPVARLVRAQFLSLREKEFVEAARGLGVPTFRQVVRHILPNAVGPVIVAGSLDVAAAIIAESSLSFLGLGFPPDIPTWGRILFDAKDNLDFAPHWAIFPGTAIFLTVLSINFIGDGLRDALDPRKVL encoded by the coding sequence ATGGTGGACGGCGCGGTCTCCGAGGCGGTCGCCGGCCGACTCCGGGTCACCGTCGCGCGCCGGCAAGAGTCCCTCTGGCTCGAGGCCGGCCGGCGCTTCCGGCGGCACCGGCTGGCGATGCTCGGCGGCGTGGTGCTCGGGATCATGGTGGTGGCGGTCCTGGCGGGACCCTTCGTCTATCGCGTGCCCATCGACGAGATCGACTTCAAGGCCAAGCTCCGGGGGCCGTCCCAGTCGCACCCGTTCGGCACCGACGATCTCGGGCAGGACCTCCTGGCCCGGATGCTCTACGGCGGGCGCATCTCGCTGGCCGTCGGGGTGGCGGCCATGCTCATCGCGATCAGCGCGGGGACCATGATCGGGGCGGTCGCGGGTCAGTTCGGGGGCGCGGTGGACAACGCGCTCATGCGCCTCACCGATCTCTTCATCTCCCTTCCCCAGCTGCCGCTCCTGCTCCTGGTGGTGTACCTGTTCCGGGACGTCCTCAAGAAGGCGCTCGGACCCGAGGCCGGCGTCTTCATCCTGATCGTCGTCGTCATCGGCGGGCTCCGCTGGATGCCGGTCGCGCGGCTGGTCCGGGCCCAGTTCCTCTCGCTCCGGGAGAAGGAGTTCGTCGAGGCCGCCCGGGGGCTCGGCGTGCCCACGTTCCGCCAGGTCGTTCGTCACATCCTCCCGAACGCGGTCGGTCCCGTCATCGTGGCGGGCTCCCTCGACGTGGCGGCTGCCATCATCGCCGAGTCCTCCCTGTCGTTCCTGGGGCTCGGGTTTCCGCCGGACATCCCGACCTGGGGGCGCATCCTGTTCGACGCCAAGGACAACCTGGACTTCGCGCCTCACTGGGCCATCTTCCCGGGGACGGCCATCTTCCTGACCGTGCTCTCCATCAACTTCATCGGGGATGGACTGCGGGACGCCCTGGACCCCCGCAAGGTGCTCTAG
- a CDS encoding peptide ABC transporter substrate-binding protein: MDERELRAWIDRVKDGTLSRRQFTRMMLGLGLTAPMGAQMLSAAGVAQAQPKPAFTPTRRGGGGELRVLWWQAVSILNSHLAVGVKDNDGSRLFSEPLAAFDPDGNLVPILAAEVPSLQNGAVAKDGLSVTWKLKRGVQWHDGKPFTADDVIFTWEFAADPATAATTHGQYRDIARVDKLDSHAVKVVFKNPMPFWPIAFCGTAGHILPRHLFEPFKGAKSREAPGNLKPVGTGPYRYVDFKPNDVVRAELNPNYHVPNWPFFDRIEMKGGGDAVSAARAVIQTGEYDFAWNLQVEDDILKRMEQGGKGRVDMVQSGNIEHVNVNQTDPWTEVDGERSSVKTRHPLLSDPAVRQALTLLVDRGSIQEQVYGRLGQATANYLNAPSRFQSKNTKWEFSIEKANRILDEAGWRRGADGIRSKDGKRLKLVFQTSINAARQKQQAVIKQAAAKAGIDMELKTVVASVFFGSDPGNPDTIGKFGADLQMYAWQFGVDPQRSMEVFASWEVATKENKWAGRNTTRWRNEEYDRLWKAADSEMDPVKRAGLFIRMNDLLVQNVVVVPLIWRSWISGISNKLKGTEISGWDSSFWNLAHWYREA, translated from the coding sequence ATGGACGAGCGCGAGCTGCGCGCCTGGATCGATCGGGTCAAGGACGGGACGCTGAGCCGCCGGCAGTTCACCCGGATGATGCTCGGTCTCGGGCTCACGGCGCCGATGGGCGCCCAGATGCTGTCGGCGGCCGGGGTGGCCCAGGCCCAGCCGAAGCCGGCCTTCACGCCGACCCGGCGGGGCGGCGGCGGCGAGCTCCGCGTGCTCTGGTGGCAGGCGGTCAGCATCCTGAACTCCCACCTCGCGGTCGGCGTGAAGGACAACGACGGCTCGCGGCTCTTCAGCGAGCCGCTGGCGGCCTTCGACCCCGATGGCAACCTGGTGCCGATCCTGGCCGCCGAGGTGCCGAGCCTCCAGAACGGTGCGGTCGCGAAGGACGGCCTGTCGGTCACCTGGAAGCTCAAGCGGGGCGTCCAGTGGCATGACGGCAAGCCCTTCACCGCCGACGACGTCATCTTTACCTGGGAATTCGCGGCCGATCCCGCGACGGCGGCCACCACCCACGGCCAGTACCGGGACATCGCCCGGGTGGACAAGCTCGACTCCCACGCGGTCAAGGTCGTCTTCAAGAACCCCATGCCCTTCTGGCCGATCGCCTTCTGCGGAACGGCCGGGCACATCCTGCCCCGGCACCTGTTCGAGCCCTTCAAGGGCGCGAAGTCGCGGGAGGCGCCGGGCAACCTCAAGCCGGTCGGCACCGGGCCCTATCGCTACGTCGACTTCAAGCCGAACGACGTCGTGCGGGCCGAGCTGAACCCGAACTATCACGTTCCCAACTGGCCCTTCTTCGACCGGATCGAGATGAAGGGGGGCGGGGACGCGGTGTCGGCGGCGCGGGCGGTCATCCAGACCGGGGAGTACGACTTCGCCTGGAATCTCCAGGTCGAAGACGACATCCTCAAGCGAATGGAGCAGGGCGGCAAAGGCCGGGTGGACATGGTGCAGTCGGGCAACATCGAGCACGTCAACGTCAACCAGACCGATCCCTGGACGGAGGTCGACGGCGAGCGGTCGAGCGTCAAGACGAGGCACCCGCTGCTGTCCGATCCCGCGGTCCGACAGGCGCTGACCCTCCTCGTCGACCGCGGGTCCATCCAGGAGCAGGTCTACGGGCGGCTGGGCCAGGCGACGGCGAACTACCTGAACGCGCCGTCGCGGTTTCAGTCCAAGAACACGAAGTGGGAGTTCAGCATCGAGAAGGCCAACAGGATCCTGGACGAGGCCGGCTGGAGGCGGGGCGCCGACGGCATCCGGTCCAAGGACGGCAAGCGTCTCAAGCTCGTGTTCCAGACGTCCATCAACGCCGCGCGCCAGAAGCAGCAGGCGGTCATCAAGCAGGCGGCGGCCAAAGCCGGGATCGACATGGAGCTCAAGACCGTGGTCGCCTCCGTGTTCTTCGGGTCGGATCCCGGGAACCCCGACACGATCGGCAAGTTCGGGGCCGACCTCCAGATGTATGCCTGGCAGTTCGGGGTCGATCCCCAGCGATCCATGGAGGTGTTCGCCTCGTGGGAGGTCGCCACCAAGGAAAACAAGTGGGCCGGCCGGAACACGACCCGCTGGCGCAACGAGGAGTACGACCGGCTGTGGAAGGCGGCCGACAGCGAGATGGACCCCGTCAAGCGAGCGGGACTCTTCATCCGCATGAACGACCTCCTCGTCCAGAACGTCGTCGTCGTGCCGCTCATCTGGCGGAGCTGGATCTCGGGGATCTCCAACAAGCTCAAGGGAACCGAGATCAGCGGGTGGGACTCGAGCTTCTGGAACCTGGCGCACTGGTACCGCGAGGCCTGA
- a CDS encoding ABC transporter substrate-binding protein, with protein MRLPKVLALLVLALALPASAQDRSRTKEIVIAFAAEPRSLLPNTIVDWTTNNQVEHMYDRLVDRDPRSYKPAPMLATGWKIVNDTTWEFTLRQGVRFHNGEPFTAASVKATMDYIKDPANKSHYLPRWALVKDVQVVNDYTVRLVTEKPWPGLIDRMAATDFLPMPPKALREQGIQALAQRPIGTGPFKFVQWVRDERLVLEKNADYWQGAPDVSRVTFRYIPEFSARLAALLAGEIDIMKDVPPHSVEMVDRSGRAKVRATVSSRINYLALVNLKPGPLQDVRVRRAIHHAVNVDELIQQVLKGRASKMCGPLSPLNVDYSPKMECIKHDPARAQALFKEVGIDPAKLALTLDTPSGRYPLDKDVSLAIAAQLQRLGIKVNVVVNEWGTHLDKIKNRTTGDMFYLGWGPALEAQGTIEQLFQAAPTYSSYGGNKLIDDKIAQAVTIVDPKHRLLAWAELQQLIQAEVPWVFLWQQHDLYGVANWIDWMPRADEKVWMFEAKIVPR; from the coding sequence ATGCGTCTTCCGAAGGTCCTCGCTCTGCTCGTCCTCGCCCTGGCCCTCCCGGCGTCCGCCCAGGACCGCTCCCGCACCAAGGAGATCGTCATCGCCTTCGCCGCCGAGCCCCGGTCGCTCCTGCCCAACACCATCGTGGACTGGACCACCAACAACCAGGTCGAGCACATGTACGACCGGCTGGTCGATCGGGATCCCCGGAGCTACAAGCCGGCCCCCATGCTGGCCACCGGCTGGAAGATCGTGAACGACACGACCTGGGAGTTCACGCTCCGCCAGGGCGTCCGCTTCCACAACGGCGAGCCCTTCACCGCCGCCTCGGTGAAGGCGACCATGGACTACATCAAGGACCCGGCCAACAAGTCCCACTACCTGCCGCGCTGGGCCCTCGTGAAAGACGTCCAGGTCGTCAACGACTACACGGTGCGCCTCGTCACCGAGAAGCCGTGGCCGGGGCTGATCGACCGGATGGCGGCCACCGATTTCCTGCCGATGCCGCCCAAGGCCCTCCGGGAGCAGGGGATCCAGGCCCTGGCCCAGAGGCCGATCGGGACCGGTCCGTTCAAGTTCGTGCAGTGGGTGCGCGACGAGCGGCTGGTTCTGGAGAAGAATGCCGACTACTGGCAGGGCGCGCCCGACGTGAGCCGGGTCACCTTCCGCTACATCCCGGAGTTCAGCGCGCGGCTGGCCGCCCTGCTGGCCGGCGAGATCGACATCATGAAGGACGTCCCGCCGCACTCGGTGGAGATGGTCGACCGGAGCGGTCGCGCCAAGGTCCGGGCCACCGTCTCCTCGCGGATCAACTACCTGGCGCTGGTGAACCTCAAGCCCGGTCCGCTCCAGGACGTCCGCGTCCGGCGGGCGATCCACCACGCCGTGAACGTGGACGAGCTGATCCAGCAGGTGCTCAAGGGCCGCGCCTCCAAGATGTGCGGGCCGCTCTCGCCGCTCAACGTCGACTATTCGCCCAAGATGGAGTGCATCAAGCACGACCCGGCCCGGGCCCAGGCCCTCTTCAAGGAGGTGGGAATCGACCCCGCCAAGCTCGCCCTCACGCTCGACACGCCGTCGGGGCGCTATCCCCTCGACAAGGACGTGTCCCTCGCCATCGCCGCCCAGCTCCAGCGGCTCGGCATCAAGGTCAACGTGGTCGTGAACGAGTGGGGGACTCACCTCGACAAGATCAAGAACCGGACGACCGGCGACATGTTCTACCTCGGCTGGGGCCCGGCGCTGGAGGCTCAGGGCACGATCGAGCAGCTCTTCCAGGCCGCCCCGACCTACTCGTCGTACGGCGGCAACAAGCTGATCGACGACAAGATCGCCCAGGCCGTCACCATCGTGGACCCCAAGCACCGGCTCCTGGCGTGGGCCGAGCTCCAGCAGCTCATCCAGGCCGAGGTCCCCTGGGTCTTCCTGTGGCAGCAGCACGACCTCTACGGCGTCGCCAACTGGATCGACTGGATGCCCCGGGCCGACGAGAAGGTCTGGATGTTCGAGGCCAAGATCGTGCCGCGGTGA
- a CDS encoding peptide ABC transporter substrate-binding protein gives MDERELREWLDRVRDGSISRRQFTRMMLGLGLTAPMAAQMLSAAGAAQAQPKPAFTPTRRGGGGQLKVLWWQAPTLLNPHFANGTKDQDGSRLFYEPLASFDLDGNLYPVLAADLPSVENGTVAKDGLSVTWKLKRGVQWHDGRPFTADDILFNWEYAADPATSTVWSGPYREIARVDKLDPYTVKLVFKKPTPFWADAFCGNTGQIIPRHVFEPFKGAKSREAPANLKAVGTGPYRLVEFKPGDTVRAELNPHYHVPNWPFFDQLELKGGGDAVSAARAVLQTGEFDFAWNMQVEDDILRRMEQGGKGRIDISPTGNIEHIQLNQSDPWKEVDGERASARTTHPFLTDPAVRSALNLLVDRATVQEQIYGRGGQATANFLNAPSRFASKNLRWEFNVDKANQILDAGGWKRGPDGVRVKDGKRLRVVYQTSINAPRQKNQAIVKQACAKAGIEVELKAVVASVFFASDPGNPDTHPHFYADLQMYNTTMTSPDPQLFMHQFVSTEIAAKANKWAGRNVTRWRNEEYDRLWSAAESEMDPVKRAAMFVRMNDLLTQNVVVIPVLWRNRLQAISHRLRGTEISGWDSGVAQLAFWYREG, from the coding sequence ATGGACGAGCGCGAGCTCCGGGAATGGCTCGATCGCGTCAGGGATGGGTCGATCAGTCGCCGCCAGTTCACCCGGATGATGCTCGGTCTCGGGCTCACGGCGCCGATGGCCGCCCAGATGCTATCGGCGGCCGGGGCGGCCCAGGCCCAGCCGAAGCCGGCCTTCACGCCGACCCGGCGGGGCGGCGGCGGCCAGCTCAAGGTCCTGTGGTGGCAGGCGCCGACCCTGCTCAACCCGCACTTCGCCAACGGCACCAAGGACCAGGACGGCTCGCGGCTCTTCTACGAGCCACTCGCCTCGTTCGACCTCGATGGCAACCTCTACCCGGTCCTCGCCGCCGACCTGCCGAGCGTGGAGAACGGCACGGTGGCGAAGGACGGGCTGTCGGTGACGTGGAAGCTGAAGCGGGGCGTGCAGTGGCACGACGGCAGGCCCTTCACGGCCGACGACATCCTCTTCAACTGGGAGTACGCAGCCGACCCGGCGACGTCGACGGTGTGGTCGGGGCCGTACCGGGAGATCGCCCGGGTCGACAAGCTCGACCCCTACACGGTGAAGCTCGTCTTCAAGAAGCCGACCCCCTTCTGGGCCGACGCCTTCTGCGGCAACACCGGCCAGATCATCCCCCGGCACGTCTTTGAGCCGTTCAAGGGGGCGAAGTCGCGGGAGGCCCCAGCCAACCTCAAGGCCGTCGGCACCGGGCCCTACCGGCTCGTCGAGTTCAAGCCCGGCGACACGGTCCGGGCCGAGCTGAACCCCCACTACCACGTTCCCAACTGGCCGTTCTTCGACCAGCTCGAGCTCAAGGGGGGTGGCGACGCCGTGTCGGCGGCCCGCGCCGTCCTCCAGACCGGCGAGTTCGACTTCGCCTGGAACATGCAGGTCGAGGATGACATCCTGCGGCGCATGGAGCAGGGCGGAAAGGGCCGGATCGACATCTCGCCCACCGGCAACATCGAGCACATCCAGCTCAACCAGAGCGACCCGTGGAAGGAGGTCGACGGCGAGCGGGCGAGCGCCCGGACTACCCATCCCTTCCTGACCGACCCGGCGGTGCGATCGGCCTTGAACCTGCTGGTCGATCGCGCGACGGTCCAGGAGCAGATCTACGGGCGCGGCGGGCAGGCGACCGCCAACTTCCTCAACGCCCCGTCCCGGTTCGCGTCGAAGAACCTGCGGTGGGAGTTCAACGTCGACAAGGCCAACCAGATCCTCGACGCTGGCGGCTGGAAGCGCGGCCCGGACGGCGTGCGGGTCAAGGACGGGAAGCGGCTCCGGGTCGTGTACCAGACCTCGATCAACGCGCCTCGCCAGAAGAACCAGGCCATCGTCAAGCAAGCGTGCGCGAAGGCCGGGATCGAGGTCGAGCTGAAGGCGGTGGTGGCGTCGGTCTTCTTCGCTTCGGACCCCGGCAACCCCGATACCCACCCGCACTTCTACGCCGACCTCCAGATGTACAACACCACGATGACGTCGCCCGACCCCCAGCTCTTCATGCATCAGTTCGTCTCCACCGAGATCGCCGCCAAGGCCAACAAGTGGGCCGGGCGGAACGTCACCCGGTGGCGCAACGAGGAGTACGACCGGCTCTGGAGCGCGGCCGAGAGCGAGATGGACCCCGTCAAGCGCGCCGCGATGTTCGTGCGGATGAACGACCTGTTGACCCAGAACGTGGTCGTCATCCCGGTCCTCTGGCGAAACCGGCTCCAGGCGATCTCGCATCGGCTGCGGGGCACCGAGATCAGCGGCTGGGACTCGGGCGTCGCGCAACTGGCGTTCTGGTACCGCGAAGGCTGA
- a CDS encoding ABC transporter permease: MRAYLLSRLGQTVLVVFLSLTAVFFMVRLGGDPVLLFLPMDIQAKDVNEFRQRLGFNDPLPLQYGRFVAAAARGDFGESLRYRQGALALVLDRLPATLALAGVALGLTFSLAIPVGVWSAVRRGTVVDFFGMGAALLGQAIPGFWLGLMLIYLFSVRLGWLPTGGTGGPAHYVMPAVVLAAFYAARTARLTRSAVLDTLGEEYVLTARAKGLAELAVVGKHTLKNAAIPIVTLAGLETGQLLGGAVITETIFAWPGVGRLTVQALLNRDFPLVLAAVFVISVTYTLINLGVDLLYGWLDPRTRVTRRA; encoded by the coding sequence ATGCGGGCGTACCTCCTCTCCCGGTTGGGCCAGACGGTGCTCGTCGTGTTCCTCTCCCTCACGGCCGTCTTCTTCATGGTGCGGCTCGGTGGCGACCCGGTGCTCCTCTTCCTCCCCATGGACATCCAGGCCAAAGACGTGAACGAGTTCCGTCAACGGCTCGGGTTCAACGATCCCCTCCCGCTCCAGTATGGCCGCTTCGTGGCCGCCGCGGCCCGCGGGGACTTCGGGGAATCCCTGCGCTACCGCCAGGGCGCCCTCGCGCTCGTGCTCGACCGGCTCCCGGCCACCCTGGCCCTGGCCGGGGTGGCCCTCGGCCTGACCTTCAGCCTGGCGATCCCGGTCGGCGTCTGGTCGGCCGTGCGCCGGGGGACGGTCGTGGACTTCTTCGGGATGGGCGCGGCGCTGCTCGGCCAGGCGATCCCGGGCTTCTGGCTCGGGCTCATGCTGATCTACCTGTTCTCCGTGCGCCTCGGTTGGCTGCCGACGGGCGGCACCGGCGGCCCCGCCCATTACGTGATGCCGGCGGTCGTCCTGGCCGCCTTCTACGCCGCCCGTACCGCCCGACTGACTCGGTCGGCGGTCCTCGACACGCTCGGCGAGGAGTATGTCCTGACCGCCCGCGCCAAGGGGCTCGCCGAGCTCGCGGTCGTCGGCAAGCACACGCTCAAGAACGCGGCCATCCCGATCGTGACCCTCGCCGGGCTCGAGACGGGTCAGCTGCTGGGTGGGGCCGTCATCACCGAGACGATCTTCGCCTGGCCGGGTGTTGGGCGGCTCACGGTGCAGGCGCTCCTGAACCGCGACTTCCCGCTCGTGCTGGCGGCGGTGTTCGTGATCTCGGTGACGTACACGCTGATCAACCTCGGCGTGGACCTGCTCTACGGGTGGCTCGACCCCCGGACGCGGGTGACCCGCCGCGCATGA